GCAAGAAGACATTTCGGCTGTACGAAGGAAGCACGGGATATAAAAATTTCAAGGAAAACCAGAAAGGGAAATATTCCTGCGAGTCATGCAATCATAGCATACGGCTTGAGGCGCTCTTTAATCTGCTTAAGAAATAAGAAGGAAGAAAAAGAAAAGGATAATAATGAAATGACAAGAACAATTATCTGGGCCCCATCGCTTTCGCCGCGAGCATCAGCTGCATTGCGGCATGAAATGGTGGGTATCGGACGGTAGGGTTACGCTGGTGGATATGTTCTCGCATACGCATATGTGGAATGCTGTTCACTACTAGTTTGGAACGGGAAAATGTGTGTGAAGTTAATTTGGGTATGCCCTCTCTTGATGGAGAGGGCTTTTTTTCTAGGGAGAGGATGATTACAATGGGGGGGCTACATCCAAAAGACAGTTTGCAGTTGGCTCAAATGACCGAACGCATCCAGCCTGACACTCTGCAAACTATAAAACGAGACAATTAAATTAATTCTATTATATGGTATTATATTTGAATAATTTTGAACAGAAAGGAAGCCAATCGTGCTGTTTCGAAAAGCTACGGATATACCGCAGTTAATTAAATTTCGTAAGATATTACTACGTTTATGAGGATAACAGTAGTATGGGTGAAACATTTAGAAACTACTTTGATTCCTCATTATCAGACAAGATTCGTAGTATGAGTTGCTGATGATGACAGAGTATTTATATCAACAGTATGTAGGTTTTATTTTCAGGCCTTAGATACTTCCAGAGTCTTAATTTGAATCTTTAATCTTACTATACAAGACTAAAGATTCAAATAATTTACTATTAAGAAGAATTTCGAGATATCCGATAATAAAAGAGAGTCTATAATATAAAAAGGAGATGATTAAATTTTATGAAAAAAATTACAGGATTAAGTATTTTTATTCTATTATTTGTATTATTAGATACTTATGCCTATGGGGAATCCGTAAAAGAAATGCAGGGTAATTCATTCCCAAGCGGGACTATCGCAACAGCTAGCAGCGTAGCGGATTCGTATATTCCCGCAAATGTAATCGATAAAGATTTAAAAACAAGATGGAACGCAACAACATACCAAGCAACGCTGCAACTTGATTTCCCAACGGAGTTGAATATTTCTGCAGTGCAACTAGCAGCAGTTGCCACTCCCACAACGGATGAGGAGTACACGGTCTTTGGATTCAAAAATGGATTATGGACACAAATAAGTGAGCCTACGATAAGAAATGTTCTTGCTTCAGCCGAAAGTACACCTGTTGTACTGGAGTCTATTCCAGTTAATCCAGGCAACTACGATGCGATTAAAATAAATATTGATGGTCGTAATTCATGGGTAGCCATAAATGAAATAACATATATAAATCAGTCATTAAATGCCCCGCATCTTGAAAAGATAGTAGATGGACCGATTTCTTTATATTGGAACTCGGTTCCGGGAGCGACTCATTACGAAGTGAAACGATCCGAGACACCTGGGGGTCCTTATACAACTATTGCTACTGTTCAGGAAAGACCTTGGTTAGGGTATCTAGATGAAGAGACGTACAATGATGAGAATCATTATAAGGATTATTATTATGTCGTAACGGCATTGAACGGATCGGAAACGAGCCCGAACTCAAATGAGGTATCCTTAATCCGGCCGAGCACGCCTATAAATGTTCAAGCAGTACCAGGGGACAAAGAAGCAATGGTTACGTGGGATAAAGTGGATAATGCAACCAATTATGAAGTGAATGTTGCGACTTCGGAAGAGGGCCCCTATCAGTATGTTGGATCCGCAATTGATAATAACAAAACAGTGACCAAATTAGTAAACGGAACGAAATATTATATTCGGGTGGTTGCGAGGAATGAAGATGGGTACAGCAGGTCTTCGTCACCAGTTTCAGTTATACCGGGTATAAATCAGTCATTAAATGCCCCGCATCTTGAAAAGATAGTAGATGGACCGATTTCTTTATATTGGAACTCGGTTCCGGGAGCGACTCATTACGAAGTGAAACGATCCGAGACACCTGGGGGTCCTTATACAACTATTGCTACTGTTCAGGAAAGACCTTGGTTAGGGTATCTAGATGAAGAGACGTACAATGATGAGAATCATTATAAGGATTATTATTATGTCGTAACGGCATTGAACGGATCGGAAACGAGCCCGAACTCAAATGAGGTATCCTTAATCCGGCCGAGCACGCCTATAAATGTTCAAGCAGTACCAGGGGACAAAGAAGCAATGGTTACGTGGGATAAAGTGGATAATGCAACCAATTATGAAGTGAATGTTGCGACTTCGGAAGAGGGCCCCTATCAGTATGTTGGATCCGCAATTGATAATAACAAAACAGTGACCAAATTAGTAAACGGAACGAAATATTACATTCGGGTGGTTGCGAGGAATGAAGATGGGTACAGCAGGTCTTCGTCACCAGTTTCAGTTATACCGGGTATAAATCAGTCATTAAATGCCCCGCATCTTGAAAAGATAGTAGATGGACCGATTTCTTTATATTGGAACTCGGTTCCGGGAGCGACTCATTACGAAGTGAAACGATCCGAGACACCTGGGGGTCCTTATACAACTATTGCTACTGTTCAGGAAAGACCTTGGTTAGGGTATCTAGATGAAGAGACGTACAATGATGAGAATCATTATAAGGATTATTATTATGTCGTAACGGCATTGAACGGATCGGAAACGAGCCCGAACTCAAATGAGGTATCCTTAATCCGGCCGAGCACGCCTATAAATGTTCAAGCAGTACCAGGGGACAAAGAAGCAATGGTTACGTGGGATAAAGTGGATAATGCAACCAATTATGAAGTGAATGTTGCGACTTCGGAAGAGGGCCCCTATCAGTATGTTGGATCCGCAATTGATAATAACAAAACAGTGACCAAATTAGTAAACGGAACGAAATATTACATTCGGGTGGTTGCGAGGAATGAAGATGGATACAGCAGGTCTTCGTCACCAGTTTCAATTATACCGGGTATACAAGAAACAGATAGCAACAATAACTAGTTTTTACTTTACCTAATAACTTCCTCAAATGAATTGCTGGATCGTGAGCTGCTGCTTATGCTGATCAAGCACATCGAAGTTTTAAGAAAGCGGAGAAGTTAAGGCCGTATCCTGTTAAAGTTAAACGATATTACGTAGCGGGAAGGCACTGATTTCCGGCCCCTTCCCACCTTGTTATGTGTTGAATCAGCTTCCCCTACACATGGGAGCACTATTCACTGTTAGCGCGAATGGACAATTAAACCGGAGACGCATTGGCGGAACTAGCAAAGAGGGGCGGAGAGCCCCTCTTTTTTGTTAAACTTCACTATGTTGTTAATGCAGAGATTTGAATCCAATTATTTGGGAAATCATTCGATAAAGGATTAGAAGTGTTGTTTAATATATTCGGCAATATGTTGATGGCTTTTAACCCTGACATGGTATTTGTGGAAAATGGTACAGATCAATTATTCAGAAAAGAAAATGGCTGTCATTATAAATACAAAGCTGGGTCAATACCAGAAAAAGTATCTAAGATAATTAATTTACTACGATTTCCACATATTTATCAGGAGTAGTTATAAAAAACACATTCACATTCGAATGTGTTTTTATTTTATATAAATATTGCTACAGCTTTGGTTTATTTACATTTTTTTGTTCATTATTTACTCCAGTAGAATATTACCTTAATATTTCCTGTTTACAATATGATAGAAACTTATATCGTTTTGCGGATGATATTCTGAAATGATGATAACTAGGAGGAATAATTGTGAAGAAGCTACTAACAAGCATTATGGCAACATCTATTATTTTCAATATGGGTGCTTTTTCAGGATCAGCGCAAGCAAAACTGGATGAGCTTCTATTCTCCAAAGATCCAGGTCTTACTTTTGATGTCATTAGTGACATTCAAGGGGATTACAACGACTTTAAGCATGTGCTTAACGATATGAAACAGGTAAACCCTGCTTCAAAAGCATTAATCGTGAATGGTGATATTACAGACCGAGGGTGGGACTTTGAATATCAAGCCGTACAACAGGTGTTAGATAGTAATCTTCGTCCAGAACATGTTTGGTACAGCATAGGAAATCATGAGTTTTATAAACCGAAATGGGCAACACCGAACAAATTAGCGCAAAACACGTGGCCGAATAATACGCCGGAATCCGAAATGTTCGAAAATTTTTATAACTTTACGGGCGAAGAGAAAGTCTATCATAAAAAAGAGTTAGACGGATATCCGCTGCTTTTCATAGGAACCGAAAAATATATGCATTATCATGATAAATCCTTGTGGGATGAGGTTTATCTTAGTGATGAGCAGCTTGATTGGTTAAAGCAGAATCTTGAAGAATATTCAAAGAATGATCCCAATAAACCCATCTTTCTCTTTAGTCATCATGTCCTCAAGGATAGTATTTCAGGCTCCAATCAATCCCCCTACACAGGTGATTACTTAGACCAGGATAAATTAGAAGGAATCTTAAAGGATTACCCACAAGTCATTCTCTTTACAAGCCACAGTCACTGGGATCTGAATCTTCCGGATTGGGCAGGTAAAAAGGTAGTTGAAGGTGGAGATAAGCGTGGTTTTACTGTTGTGAACACAGCTGGTATTCAAATGGGCTGGGCATCGGCAGGTCCTAATGGTGGCGAAGTGCAAACCGGCATTGATTTTAAACAGGGACTTCAGGTTGAAGTGAACGGAAATGATGTGAAAATAAAAGCGTATGATTATAAAACAGATAAAGTTATTAAAGAGCTGGGTGTGCATCATGGTACGGTTGCTCAATTACCACCTCATGTTGAAGCTGATGATGAGAAAAATGAGCTTATTGGTGCTACCCAGTACATGGAGTACTCTGTGAATGGAAATGGAAATGGAAAAGGGAATGGGAATAGTCGCTGGGTTGACTATGATCCGAAGAACCCTCCAAAATTTGAAGGAAACCAAAATGTATTCGTTCGCCATAAAGGTGAAATGAACCTGGAAGATGGATTATCTAAGAAGGTGACTTTCAAAAAATAATCTGAAAAAACAGAGCGCTGATTTTATCAGCGCTCTGTTTTTTGCGTACAACTAACCCGATCTGACTTGGGCATTTCAATATCAACCTTTCGAAGTAACGGGTTCGCTATTCATCTTTTCGTCCGCATCCATTTTAACTGCACGCCCAAACTGTACATAATAAAACGCAGCTACCACAACGATAAGAATGGCAAGCACCATAAAAATATTGCTATAGATGATAGTCGTGCTATTTTGTGGTATCGGATTTAAGCGAATGGTCGATGTGCCCAAATCCAGTATCTTGCCGATAACAGCTGTTGATGTTGCCGTAGAAATAAAAGTGATCATGGAGAATAATCCCATACCTACTCCTATATGCTCTTTTGATAGCGTTCGTGAAACGGTGTTCGACATCGCAATTTGCATGAACGATTGACCAACAGCACCAAAAATAAGAAAGATCCCAATAAAAACTGGCGACATGCCAACGACGGAAGACAAAGAGATAAAGCCAATCAGAAGAAGTGCCGCTGCTGTATAAACAAGGAACGGATTTCCCTTTTCATCTGCTAATTTGCCGCCGCGCCGACCCAAAAACGCGGCCATTAAAGATGATGGCAACATAACCATTCCGATGAAAACAGGTGACGAATGGTTTACAGAAGAAAGCAACTGAGGTGTAATGAATGGAATGGCAAAGCTAATCCCGATCATTACGAAAGTAATAATTAGACCGAATGTAAAAGGTTTGTTTCGAAATATAGCCGGGTTAATGAATGGCGCCGAAGTGTATCGTATACGTAATAAGAAAAAAATGAGAGTAATAGTACCCACCAAGGCAAACCAGATACTTCCGTTTGTTAAAGCCAGTAACAGAATGGCCACTGTGCCCGCTAAAAGCAATCCGCCAATAAAGTCGATTTTTCTGGCAACTCCCTTTTCTTCATCTAAATATTTCCGATACATCGGTAACGTAAGCAACGATAAAAGCGAAATTACAAATAAAACCCGCCAGTTCCACGTACTGCTTACCACTCCAGCAATGATCGGACCTATTGCCAAACCGAGTGAAAATCCGATTGCAACGGTACCCAACGCACGACCGCGGCTTTCAGGAGAGAAGTAACGAACCGGGACGATCATTGCAATCGCTGGAATGACCGATGCACCAGCTGCCTGCACAATTCGACCCACAATGACCATCCAATATTGAATAGCCGCTAAGCCTACAATAGATCCAATTGCAAAAAGTAGCAGGCCAAACGTCAACAAATTCTTCAGACTGTATCTGTCTGTCAATTTTCCGTAGGTTACCGAGCCGATTGCGTATACAATCATATAGCCTGTGATGATCCAGCTCGCTTGCGATGGAGAAAGTTGAAACTGTTTGCTGATATTAGGAAGTACAATATTAAACATGGTTGCATTCATGACGGAAATAATGAGCGTAAAGACAAGTAAACCAAGTAATAACTCTCTGTTATTTTTTTGAACGCTTTGATTGGATTGCATTGGAATGCCTCATTTCTATAGGATAAAACAGCATTGCAGGGGGATGCTTTAAATACTTTGCTTGGTAGATGCTCATCGCCAAAATACTGAAAAGTCCTCAAAATTGAGGACTTTTCTGTTACTTTGGACAATTTGAATTTGAATTTGTTTTTGATCTTGCTCCCACAGCCGCAAATGATCGTATGCTTCAAAATTAGAATGGGCTGCTGGCACTTGGGGCATATATTTTGATGCTGCGTCGCTTGGAGCATTAGACTTTTCAGCTCTTGTTGTATACGAACACCAAAATTTTTCATACCATCGTCTCCCATGCCTCAACAGCTTGGATTACTTGATTTCCCCTGTTGCCATGAGAACGGCTCTTCCCAGCGTATGGCTCAGCATGGTGAATCCAAGGAGAGCCGGTGTGGAGTTAGGGGCGACGCCAATATTCTCGACATCCAGCGCATGAACGACAAAATAATACCGATGAGGGCCGTGTCCCGCTGGAGGCGCCGCACCGATAAACCGTTCAAGTCGCAAATCGTTCGGCAGTTGCAAGGAGCCTTGCGGCAAACCACTGCTATGTTCGTCACCTGCACCGGTTGGCAGTTCGGTGACGCTGGCAGGAATGTTGATGACGGCCCAATGCCACAAGCCTGATCCGGTCGGGGCATCCGGATCATACGCGGTTACGGCAAAACTCTTTGTCCCTTCGGGTGCACCCGACCATTTCAAATGGGGCGAAAGATCTTTACTGCCTTCCAATCCTGACATCTCCGAGTATTGCTGGGGCTGTAGAGGATGGCCCTCCGCAATGTCGTTACTCGTCAATTGAAAGACTGCGACTTCTGGCAACTTGGAAAATGGATTGTTGTTCACTGTATATTACCTCCTTTTATTTTACAATGTCGATAATACACAACATAATCGATTCTGTAAAGAATAATCGTTTTATTTGTCCATTATTGAATTTAGTCTTTGTTTTTTTATAAATTTCGGTGTAAACTATCGAAATACGGATAATTATAATGTGCATGAAGGAAGGTGCTGCTTCATGGCCAAAAGGAACGGTTCGTCCACCTTAAGCGAGAATGTCACGAAGAAACTACAGTCCGATATTCTGACTGGACAATATGAACCCGGCTTCCCATTGAAAGTTTCGGAATTAGCCAGAGATTTTGAGGTCTCGGTTGCCGTTGTTCGAGAAGCGCTGACCCGATTGGCGACCCAAGGTCTTGTACAGCAAAACCCTAACCACGGATTTTCAGTAAAGACGGCGTCGGAAGAAGAGCTGAATAACATCATACAAGCACGGTTAATCAATGAATCCGAAGCTTTACGCCTATCCATCGCTTATGGCGATCTCACATGGGAGTCCAATGTAATCGCCGTTCATCACAAATTATCGCAGACAGCGGAGCACAAGGAAGTAAATGAAAAGCTTATCGTTCGCGAAGAGTGGTCCGAGATCCACCGTCAATTTCATTACGAACTTATAGCTGCATGTCCCAATCCGGTTCTCCTGAATATCTGCAGCAACCTTTGGGATTTGAGCGAATTTTATCGACATTGTTCGCCCCCTAAACAGCAAGTTCGCGATGGCCTCGCTGAACATAAGGCATTAACAGATGCAATTCTTAGCCGCGACAGTGATCGTGCTGTACAGATCTTTAGAGCGCACATCCAGCTCACCGCGGATGTCCTGTTTGACAATCATTAAGTGGTTATGCTACAAATACCAACTTTCAAACCCGTTGTAGACAAGTAGCAACACAGTCGGAGAGGTGGCTGCCCATCATTTGAGCAAAGCTGCTCTGCCGCACCACCGTTGTATCCAATCGGTTCATAAGTTTGCGCGTTGTTTTCGAAGGACTTGGATAGGACGGGCTGTTTGAGATTCGCCAGTGGCCATTGGGGCAACTGAAATAGGGCACCCATATGGGTGCCCTATTTGATCATATTACGAAGTGCTGTCTTCAAATTTTTCTTTGTGTTTGAACCCCGCTTACCCACTCGAAGACCCGAACAGTCGTTAAGCCCTCTGAATGATTTTTTTGTCCCTGATTTCATATACGGTATCAGCTACATTCTCTATCAAACGGATATCGTGCGAAATGAAAATGATCGTTCCCGCATAGTCCTTCATCAATTGTTCCAGTGCTTCCACCGCAGGAAGATCCAGAAAATTGCTGGGTTCATCCATCAGCAGGATGTTGTACCGTCCTAACAGCATTTTGGCAAGCTGCAATTTCATGATTTCTCCGCCGCTCAACACGGATAATGCCTTGCGTACGTCCTGCTGAGAAAATCCCATCGATGCCAGAACGGCTCGAATTTCCGATACCTCATAATCACTGTCTTCCAACATGAACTCCATAACCCCCTGATCACGGTCAAACTTGTAACCCGTTTGGGAAAAATAACCGATTTCCGCTTTAGGGGATACGGAAATACCATGTTCACGATGGAGTATCATCTTGAAAAGCGTCGTTTTGCCAGATCCATTCGCACCGGTGACTGCGATCTTGGCACCCAATGGAAACTGGAAGGAGGCCTCCTCGAAAATCTCCTTGCCCTCAAACTGTTTGTAGATGTCTTTCCCGGTAATCGGAAACGAATGATGAAGCTCCAAGGCTTTGCTTTGCCGAAAACGGATGGATCGCATGGCTTCAGGGGGTTTCACCTCACCAAGCGCTTCGATTCGATGCCCCATATTTTTAGCGGCATTATGGAGCTTTTTCTGTTTGCTGCCCGTCGATTTTTGATGAGCCAGGCGGCCTCCGCTTTCGGAGCTGTTTTTTCGTGAAGCGCCCTTGGCCTTTTGATCCACTTTTCGAGCCTGGTTAAGCTTTTCGGTAATGGCTTTCTCCAGCCGCTCCCGTTCCGCAGTAAACTGCTTATATTTTGCAGCCTGGCTATGCCGTTCCTCTTCCTTTTGGCGCAGGTAATCGGAATATCCGCCCCAGTACTCCGTGATTTTCCCCTCATTCAACTCCCAGATCTTGTCGACGACTTGGTCAAGGAAATAACGGTCGTGACTGATGATGAGCAAGGCGCCGGAAAAATATTTAAGCTGGTGGATCAGAAAGTCTATGCCATCCCGATCCAGGTGACACGTCGGTTCATCGGCAAAAATTCCGTGCACTTCTCTGGAGAGGGCCTGGGCTATTTTTAGCCGTGTTTCTTCACCGCCGCTCATATTCTCCGCTTCACAGCTCTCAATTCCCAGCTTGCCGATTAAAGCGTAATCTTGAATCTCTTGTACCATGACATCATCCAATTGGGGAATATAACTGATGTTGCCTTCCCGAATGACTGTACCATGGGACAAAGGAATTTCCCCCAGCAGGGCTTTTAGCAGTGTGCTTTTTCCTGCTCCGTTCGCACCAACCAGACCGATTCGGTCGTAGTCGTAAAGCTCCAGTTCATCAATGTCCAGAACATCGCGCCCCGAATATTCCACAACCATATCTTTTGCTTTTATCAATAATTCCATATTGTGTTTCCTCCTTCAAAAATCGCAGTTTCTGTTCGCAGGATCTCCTGCGATTGAAGAAGAGAGGTCTAAATAAAGAAGTACCAATGCATGGATCTCATAAGATCTGCCCCTTTTCATATTTATTTTTTTTCTGCTAGTTTTTATCGTTCGGCTGTTTTTTGGCAATAAAAAATACAGATCCGAGTCCACAATGGGGCTTAAATCTGCATGGATAACGAGAGAAGATGGCGATACAAAGGCATAGCAAACAAGCTAACCGTGTCGCAATCTATGTCTACATACGCAGGAAATAAGCAGCTCAAAAAAAGCCCACACTTGTGGTTTGGAAAATCCGCTTTTTTTATTGCCAACTTATCTTATACGCATGGAATGTAACATAGATCACGAGCCTCCTCATAAATGATACGTTGAATCATAACATTGGCTGCTATACCTGTCAATACAATAGAGTGCAGCCACAAT
Above is a window of Paenibacillus sp. FSL K6-1330 DNA encoding:
- a CDS encoding fibronectin type III domain-containing protein gives rise to the protein MKKITGLSIFILLFVLLDTYAYGESVKEMQGNSFPSGTIATASSVADSYIPANVIDKDLKTRWNATTYQATLQLDFPTELNISAVQLAAVATPTTDEEYTVFGFKNGLWTQISEPTIRNVLASAESTPVVLESIPVNPGNYDAIKINIDGRNSWVAINEITYINQSLNAPHLEKIVDGPISLYWNSVPGATHYEVKRSETPGGPYTTIATVQERPWLGYLDEETYNDENHYKDYYYVVTALNGSETSPNSNEVSLIRPSTPINVQAVPGDKEAMVTWDKVDNATNYEVNVATSEEGPYQYVGSAIDNNKTVTKLVNGTKYYIRVVARNEDGYSRSSSPVSVIPGINQSLNAPHLEKIVDGPISLYWNSVPGATHYEVKRSETPGGPYTTIATVQERPWLGYLDEETYNDENHYKDYYYVVTALNGSETSPNSNEVSLIRPSTPINVQAVPGDKEAMVTWDKVDNATNYEVNVATSEEGPYQYVGSAIDNNKTVTKLVNGTKYYIRVVARNEDGYSRSSSPVSVIPGINQSLNAPHLEKIVDGPISLYWNSVPGATHYEVKRSETPGGPYTTIATVQERPWLGYLDEETYNDENHYKDYYYVVTALNGSETSPNSNEVSLIRPSTPINVQAVPGDKEAMVTWDKVDNATNYEVNVATSEEGPYQYVGSAIDNNKTVTKLVNGTKYYIRVVARNEDGYSRSSSPVSIIPGIQETDSNNN
- a CDS encoding DUF4073 domain-containing protein, yielding MKKLLTSIMATSIIFNMGAFSGSAQAKLDELLFSKDPGLTFDVISDIQGDYNDFKHVLNDMKQVNPASKALIVNGDITDRGWDFEYQAVQQVLDSNLRPEHVWYSIGNHEFYKPKWATPNKLAQNTWPNNTPESEMFENFYNFTGEEKVYHKKELDGYPLLFIGTEKYMHYHDKSLWDEVYLSDEQLDWLKQNLEEYSKNDPNKPIFLFSHHVLKDSISGSNQSPYTGDYLDQDKLEGILKDYPQVILFTSHSHWDLNLPDWAGKKVVEGGDKRGFTVVNTAGIQMGWASAGPNGGEVQTGIDFKQGLQVEVNGNDVKIKAYDYKTDKVIKELGVHHGTVAQLPPHVEADDEKNELIGATQYMEYSVNGNGNGKGNGNSRWVDYDPKNPPKFEGNQNVFVRHKGEMNLEDGLSKKVTFKK
- a CDS encoding MFS transporter produces the protein MQSNQSVQKNNRELLLGLLVFTLIISVMNATMFNIVLPNISKQFQLSPSQASWIITGYMIVYAIGSVTYGKLTDRYSLKNLLTFGLLLFAIGSIVGLAAIQYWMVIVGRIVQAAGASVIPAIAMIVPVRYFSPESRGRALGTVAIGFSLGLAIGPIIAGVVSSTWNWRVLFVISLLSLLTLPMYRKYLDEEKGVARKIDFIGGLLLAGTVAILLLALTNGSIWFALVGTITLIFFLLRIRYTSAPFINPAIFRNKPFTFGLIITFVMIGISFAIPFITPQLLSSVNHSSPVFIGMVMLPSSLMAAFLGRRGGKLADEKGNPFLVYTAAALLLIGFISLSSVVGMSPVFIGIFLIFGAVGQSFMQIAMSNTVSRTLSKEHIGVGMGLFSMITFISTATSTAVIGKILDLGTSTIRLNPIPQNSTTIIYSNIFMVLAILIVVVAAFYYVQFGRAVKMDADEKMNSEPVTSKG
- a CDS encoding YbhB/YbcL family Raf kinase inhibitor-like protein → MNNNPFSKLPEVAVFQLTSNDIAEGHPLQPQQYSEMSGLEGSKDLSPHLKWSGAPEGTKSFAVTAYDPDAPTGSGLWHWAVINIPASVTELPTGAGDEHSSGLPQGSLQLPNDLRLERFIGAAPPAGHGPHRYYFVVHALDVENIGVAPNSTPALLGFTMLSHTLGRAVLMATGEIK
- a CDS encoding GntR family transcriptional regulator, giving the protein MAKRNGSSTLSENVTKKLQSDILTGQYEPGFPLKVSELARDFEVSVAVVREALTRLATQGLVQQNPNHGFSVKTASEEELNNIIQARLINESEALRLSIAYGDLTWESNVIAVHHKLSQTAEHKEVNEKLIVREEWSEIHRQFHYELIAACPNPVLLNICSNLWDLSEFYRHCSPPKQQVRDGLAEHKALTDAILSRDSDRAVQIFRAHIQLTADVLFDNH
- a CDS encoding Msr family ABC-F type ribosomal protection protein — encoded protein: MELLIKAKDMVVEYSGRDVLDIDELELYDYDRIGLVGANGAGKSTLLKALLGEIPLSHGTVIREGNISYIPQLDDVMVQEIQDYALIGKLGIESCEAENMSGGEETRLKIAQALSREVHGIFADEPTCHLDRDGIDFLIHQLKYFSGALLIISHDRYFLDQVVDKIWELNEGKITEYWGGYSDYLRQKEEERHSQAAKYKQFTAERERLEKAITEKLNQARKVDQKAKGASRKNSSESGGRLAHQKSTGSKQKKLHNAAKNMGHRIEALGEVKPPEAMRSIRFRQSKALELHHSFPITGKDIYKQFEGKEIFEEASFQFPLGAKIAVTGANGSGKTTLFKMILHREHGISVSPKAEIGYFSQTGYKFDRDQGVMEFMLEDSDYEVSEIRAVLASMGFSQQDVRKALSVLSGGEIMKLQLAKMLLGRYNILLMDEPSNFLDLPAVEALEQLMKDYAGTIIFISHDIRLIENVADTVYEIRDKKIIQRA